In the Gallaecimonas pentaromativorans genome, one interval contains:
- a CDS encoding YdbL family protein, whose translation MKKRLWTLAAALMLPLAAFAMTLDQAKSQGLLGEQPDGFLGVVKATPDAVALAQEINQKRRDAYLSIARKNGISLEQVAALAGQKAIERTAKGEYIKTPEGQWVKK comes from the coding sequence ATGAAAAAACGACTTTGGACCCTGGCTGCCGCGCTGATGCTTCCGCTGGCGGCCTTCGCCATGACCCTGGACCAGGCCAAGAGCCAGGGCCTACTCGGCGAGCAGCCTGACGGCTTTCTCGGGGTGGTAAAAGCAACCCCTGACGCCGTGGCCCTGGCCCAGGAGATAAACCAAAAGCGCCGTGATGCCTACCTGAGCATTGCCCGCAAAAACGGTATCAGCCTTGAGCAAGTGGCGGCGCTGGCCGGGCAAAAGGCCATTGAGCGCACCGCCAAAGGCGAGTACATCAAGACCCCTGAAGGGCAGTGGGTTAAGAAGTAA